Proteins found in one Paenibacillus borealis genomic segment:
- a CDS encoding DUF58 domain-containing protein codes for MRSILAGAAAVIQPRKFMGVLAIWVITLLYVLFQGGKTSFMLFIMVSVLILYLIIGGLGGVRRAKGTRSLYSEQDKPDLLYAGGYLRVKLSVNIPGFLPLPYVVVREILKRHNGESWVFEESLVPSLRGWGELLFQTPVLERGCYTFENTDILSEDIFGLMEHKGTFKAEGRFRVLPRAVVIPRWQLYERRARLAGPQASLLQSRRETTQINGVRDYVYGDRLTRIHWNATAKTGAWKSKEFEHESVPRTILVLDGSAGAYYSSGQFELAVSIAASMLGFGIRERIGIGLCCLDKDTKVFSPAEGSAERQKMIQYLIDINAEGRGPLITRLEKAQRMFPKGAYFVLISPQSGKPVMDTLRWADSRGLTPSHIHVRNPAAKNRGDEWAEVLKSSGITSYNVSLLHELPAVLGGDPVR; via the coding sequence ATGAGGAGCATCCTAGCGGGGGCGGCCGCTGTTATTCAGCCAAGGAAATTCATGGGCGTGCTTGCGATTTGGGTCATCACACTGCTCTATGTGCTGTTTCAGGGCGGCAAAACCTCGTTCATGCTGTTCATTATGGTATCGGTTCTGATTCTGTATCTAATCATTGGGGGACTGGGCGGCGTCCGGCGGGCCAAAGGTACCCGCAGCCTCTACTCGGAGCAGGACAAGCCTGATCTGCTCTACGCAGGCGGTTATCTGCGGGTGAAGCTGAGTGTAAATATTCCGGGCTTTCTGCCTCTGCCTTATGTGGTGGTGCGGGAAATTCTAAAGCGCCATAACGGGGAATCCTGGGTGTTCGAGGAGAGTCTGGTCCCCAGCCTGAGAGGGTGGGGAGAGCTGCTGTTCCAGACACCGGTGCTGGAGCGGGGCTGCTACACCTTCGAGAACACCGATATCCTCAGTGAGGATATCTTCGGACTTATGGAGCATAAAGGCACTTTCAAGGCCGAAGGGCGGTTCCGCGTGCTGCCCCGGGCAGTCGTAATACCGCGCTGGCAGCTGTATGAGCGGAGAGCCCGCCTGGCCGGGCCTCAAGCCTCGCTGCTCCAGTCCCGGCGTGAGACTACGCAAATCAACGGTGTCCGTGATTATGTCTACGGAGACCGGCTGACACGGATTCACTGGAATGCTACCGCGAAGACAGGGGCCTGGAAGTCCAAGGAATTCGAGCATGAATCGGTTCCCCGGACCATTCTGGTACTCGACGGCAGTGCGGGCGCATATTACAGCTCAGGACAGTTCGAGCTGGCGGTTTCCATTGCCGCGTCAATGCTCGGATTCGGTATACGCGAGAGAATCGGGATCGGCCTATGCTGCCTGGACAAGGATACGAAAGTGTTCAGCCCGGCCGAAGGCAGTGCCGAGCGGCAGAAGATGATCCAGTATCTGATTGATATTAATGCGGAAGGCCGCGGGCCACTGATTACGAGGCTGGAAAAGGCTCAGCGGATGTTCCCCAAAGGCGCATACTTCGTGCTGATAAGCCCGCAGAGCGGCAAGCCGGTGATGGACACCCTGCGCTGGGCAGACAGCCGGGGACTGACCCCTTCGCATATTCATGTCCGCAATCCTGCCGCTAAGAACCGGGGAGACGAATGGGCGGAGGTGCTCAAATCGAGCGGAATTACCAGCTATAATGTCAGCTTGCTTCATGAACTCCCTGCGGTACTTGGAGGTGATCCTGTACGATGA